One region of Quercus lobata isolate SW786 chromosome 2, ValleyOak3.0 Primary Assembly, whole genome shotgun sequence genomic DNA includes:
- the LOC115969013 gene encoding uncharacterized protein LOC115969013 produces the protein MGTPRAVKSQAIADLLAQFPGEEEFPLDDEVLGEVAMAEEVREQWVMKFDGSSTTHSEGMGVVLYHEEDKAEALSFKLEFPCSNNTSEYEAYLIGLAMALEMGVKHLRVLGDSNLVVCQVKGSFSLKEPSLVPYRAMAQRMEEKFSTFEIEHALRNENRFADTLAALGLQIIFKGSSTRIEVSKKEESIIEVLKEMFREEQGERDWRLP, from the coding sequence ATGGGGACACCTAGGGCAGTGAAAAGTCAGGCTATAGCAGATTTATTGGCACAGTTTCCAGGAGAGGAAGAATTCCCGCTGGATGATGAAGTTCTAGGGGAAGTAGCCATGGCAGAAGAAGTCAGGGAACAGTGGGTGATGAAATTTGATGGGTCTTCTACCACTCATTCCGAAGGGATGGGAGTAGTTTTGTATCATGAAGAAGACAAGGCAGAGGCGCTATCATTTAAGCTAGAATTCCCCTGTTCAAACAACACATCCGAGTACGAAGCCTACCTAATCGGGCTTGCCATGGCTCTCGAAATGGGAGTCAAACATTTGAGGGTACTGGGAGATTCGAACTTGGTTGTCTGCCAGGTCAAGGGAAGCTTTTCCTTAAAGGAGCCTAGCCTAGTCCCATACAGAGCTATGGCCCAGAGAatggaagaaaaattttcaacattCGAAATAGAGCATGCTCTGAGGAACGAAAACCGGTTTGCAGACACATTAGCCGCACTAGGTTTGCAAATAATCTTCAAAGGGAGTAGCACCAGAATAGAAGTCAGCAAGAAGGAAGAATCCATCATTGAGGTGTTGAAGGAAATGTTTCGGGAGGAACAGGGCGAAAGGGATTGGCGGCTCCCATAA